A genomic segment from Bradyrhizobium sp. CB1015 encodes:
- a CDS encoding cytochrome c, with amino-acid sequence MLRHVRRIFLLLGLVSGVGTSSALGADADHGADLAKRWCASCHVVANGQTQASVDVPSFASVARRPDFSAERLAFFLLDPHPKMPNFPLSRTEAGDIAAYIASLR; translated from the coding sequence ATGCTCCGGCATGTGAGACGAATTTTCCTGCTGCTTGGCCTGGTCTCTGGCGTCGGCACGTCGTCCGCTCTCGGCGCTGATGCCGATCATGGCGCCGACCTCGCCAAGCGCTGGTGCGCGAGCTGCCATGTCGTGGCGAACGGGCAGACCCAGGCGAGCGTGGACGTCCCCTCCTTTGCATCGGTTGCGCGCAGGCCGGATTTCAGCGCGGAAAGGCTCGCCTTCTTCCTGCTCGATCCGCACCCGAAGATGCCGAATTTTCCCCTGAGCCGGACCGAAGCCGGCGATATCGCGGCCTACATCGCATCGCTGCGTTAG
- a CDS encoding FecR family protein: protein MFGKVGMRRALAAALILGTASSAFAADDGVWSVSKSSGEVWLATSGAQQVSLTAEGTLKPGDTIRTGRNGRVLLVRGEETILISPNSVVGLPAEKKDGLSTTIIQQAGSILLEVEKRNVKHFEVETPYLAAVVKGTQFSVSVGAGSTRVGVLRGQVEVSDFKTGQIAQVMPGQAATVFEHGKPGLSLSGAGTFNPIEQGKPRAPTIERVPVPKSGLSAPRHAANGHAIHVLGPIDKGNKTAGAPKPSQQAAGGHVSKPGVVRISSALGEVKLNVHKATHGLAHGGDAPGQVRRANASSGSETVWSDNKTSTIASNSAIETAATTSGAATPGAGSSSSPGPATAAAAANNGNAGGNGNGNSGNGNNNGNNGNSGNGNSGNNGATGNGRGNSGNGSNGHGNGYGHNRH from the coding sequence ATGTTCGGCAAAGTTGGAATGCGGCGCGCCTTGGCGGCGGCGCTGATCCTGGGAACGGCCTCCAGTGCATTCGCGGCGGACGACGGTGTGTGGTCCGTCAGCAAGTCCTCGGGCGAGGTCTGGCTTGCAACGAGCGGCGCCCAGCAGGTGTCGTTGACCGCGGAAGGAACGTTGAAACCTGGCGATACCATCCGCACCGGTCGCAACGGCCGTGTACTCCTCGTCCGCGGCGAGGAAACTATACTGATCTCTCCCAATTCGGTGGTGGGCTTGCCGGCCGAGAAGAAGGACGGCTTGTCGACCACCATCATCCAGCAGGCAGGTTCGATCCTGCTCGAGGTCGAGAAGCGCAACGTCAAGCATTTCGAGGTCGAGACGCCCTATCTCGCCGCCGTGGTCAAGGGAACGCAGTTCAGCGTCAGCGTCGGTGCCGGTAGCACCAGGGTCGGCGTGCTCCGCGGCCAGGTCGAAGTCTCCGATTTCAAGACGGGGCAGATTGCACAAGTGATGCCCGGACAAGCGGCCACCGTCTTCGAACACGGCAAGCCCGGTCTCAGCCTGAGCGGTGCGGGGACGTTCAATCCGATCGAGCAGGGCAAGCCACGGGCGCCCACGATCGAGCGTGTCCCAGTGCCGAAATCGGGCCTGTCGGCGCCGCGCCATGCGGCCAATGGCCATGCCATCCATGTGCTCGGTCCGATCGACAAGGGCAACAAGACGGCCGGTGCGCCGAAGCCGTCGCAGCAGGCGGCCGGTGGTCACGTCTCCAAGCCCGGCGTCGTGCGCATCTCGAGCGCACTCGGCGAGGTCAAGCTGAATGTCCACAAGGCCACGCACGGGCTCGCCCATGGCGGCGACGCACCCGGTCAGGTGCGCAGGGCGAACGCAAGCTCCGGAAGCGAGACGGTTTGGAGCGACAACAAGACCAGCACGATCGCGTCCAACAGCGCGATTGAGACTGCCGCAACGACGAGCGGTGCCGCAACGCCTGGCGCCGGCAGCTCGTCGAGCCCGGGCCCTGCGACAGCTGCAGCGGCAGCCAATAACGGAAACGCCGGTGGCAACGGAAACGGCAACTCCGGCAATGGCAATAATAATGGCAATAATGGCAATAGCGGTAACGGCAACAGCGGCAACAATGGAGCCACCGGCAACGGCCGGGGCAACAGCGGCAATGGTAGCAACGGCCATGGCAACGGGTACGGCCATAACCGACACTGA
- a CDS encoding alpha/beta hydrolase: MKKVFAILAFLCVLGLGQYFVVSQFAIRHETLALFDASRQRPISVEIAVRRDHETKANLGLWKLPLAVISNGNTVKATEYSFLANVLAARGYLVASIQQDLPSDPPLMTQVGQQYVGRRDVYIRCEANILFVLGELKKQQENVEYDHITLVGHSNGGDVSMYVAHQHPELVSKVITLDNLRVPFVVSDHMKILSFRSKDPHFVTDPGVLPTPEEAKARGIDIIHTGAQHTEMSDRGPNSVKEKIQETLDRFLRDSASSALAPADTKSPMIMNPTDY; encoded by the coding sequence ATGAAGAAGGTGTTTGCCATTCTGGCGTTTCTCTGCGTCCTCGGCCTCGGGCAGTATTTCGTCGTCAGCCAGTTCGCGATCCGCCATGAGACCTTGGCCCTCTTCGACGCCTCGCGCCAGCGCCCGATCTCGGTCGAAATCGCCGTGCGGCGCGACCATGAGACCAAGGCCAATCTCGGCCTCTGGAAGCTCCCCCTCGCTGTCATCAGCAATGGCAACACCGTCAAGGCGACCGAATATTCCTTCCTCGCCAACGTGCTCGCCGCGCGAGGCTATCTGGTTGCCAGCATCCAGCAGGACTTGCCGAGCGATCCGCCGCTGATGACCCAAGTCGGTCAGCAATATGTCGGCCGGCGCGACGTCTACATCCGCTGCGAAGCCAACATTCTCTTTGTGCTGGGAGAGCTGAAGAAACAGCAGGAGAACGTCGAATACGACCACATCACCCTCGTCGGCCACTCCAATGGCGGCGATGTCTCCATGTACGTCGCCCACCAGCACCCGGAGCTGGTGTCGAAGGTGATCACGCTCGATAATCTGCGGGTACCTTTCGTGGTCAGCGACCACATGAAGATCCTGTCGTTCCGCTCGAAGGACCCACACTTCGTGACAGACCCCGGCGTGCTTCCGACGCCGGAAGAGGCCAAGGCGCGCGGCATCGATATCATCCACACCGGCGCACAACACACGGAGATGAGCGACCGCGGTCCCAACTCGGTCAAGGAGAAGATCCAGGAGACGCTCGACCGCTTCCTGCGTGACAGCGCCAGCAGCGCACTCGCACCGGCGGATACGAAGAGCCCGATGATCATGAACCCGACTGACTATTAG
- a CDS encoding ShlB/FhaC/HecB family hemolysin secretion/activation protein yields the protein MPLTRPYRPVADPPLKYGDGVAARGERRHLLTVLVSLAAIFAATPTAFAQQANQPGFDPRQPEKYFDNQTEQESLGRPPVRLPSVGQPTTSGDTKPQFVLRGVSVSRAHAVSPDRIAAVYQSYLGRKVSQADLAAIAGAISNLYREAGFHLSRAIVPPQDIADGRVRIQVLEGVIVQAELKGDGAEQFGVRPMLAPVLAEQPSRLATLERQLFLINGRPGVRITDTALEEIGGTTGRFRVTISLKTWHVFSSFGLDNLGSSSVGPWQTYATGAFNSYLTPGDTLAVNLSTIANDPGQLGFARLSYDAPVGVDGVRLGASVLYSAVRPGDMRRLDRDITTTEAFEVRASTVPFMSQSSGLTLTVAGTFSNVSEHDIYGPWYNDHIRTASLTADYRLQDPFGGTNFTTLTYRQGLDIFGASHFDDDLLSRDGASSNFSVLNLWFTRYQTLNDVWSLKLAAASQTASRPLFTSQQFYLGGAAFGRGYGAAEISGDNGLAGSLELRFDQKLNFRYWTGYQLYAFGDAGAVWNHGYRLSDGLSLTSAGAGVRFFLPDDLQADFGVAAPLSYRAPDNVRRSPRFLFTLSSAFRLCPERGKAGCL from the coding sequence ATGCCTCTAACGAGACCTTACCGCCCCGTGGCAGATCCTCCGTTGAAGTACGGAGACGGGGTCGCTGCGCGCGGTGAGAGACGGCATCTCCTTACCGTACTGGTGTCGCTGGCAGCAATTTTCGCGGCAACTCCAACGGCATTCGCGCAACAGGCGAACCAGCCGGGTTTCGATCCGCGCCAGCCCGAGAAATATTTCGATAACCAGACCGAGCAGGAATCGCTCGGCCGGCCACCGGTCCGGTTGCCGAGCGTCGGACAGCCCACGACTAGCGGCGATACCAAGCCGCAATTCGTGCTGCGCGGCGTCAGCGTCAGCCGCGCCCATGCCGTTTCCCCCGATCGCATCGCCGCAGTCTACCAATCTTATCTCGGCCGGAAGGTCTCGCAGGCGGACTTGGCCGCGATCGCAGGCGCCATCAGCAATCTCTACCGCGAAGCCGGCTTTCATCTGAGCCGCGCCATCGTGCCACCGCAGGACATCGCCGACGGCCGAGTCCGGATTCAGGTCCTCGAAGGCGTCATCGTGCAGGCCGAGCTGAAAGGCGACGGTGCCGAGCAGTTCGGCGTCAGGCCGATGCTGGCGCCGGTTCTGGCCGAACAACCGTCGCGGCTGGCAACGCTCGAACGCCAGCTCTTCCTGATCAATGGCAGGCCGGGCGTCCGGATCACCGACACTGCGCTCGAGGAGATCGGCGGTACGACGGGCCGCTTCCGCGTGACCATCTCCTTGAAGACCTGGCACGTCTTCTCCTCGTTCGGCCTCGACAATCTCGGATCCTCCTCGGTTGGTCCCTGGCAAACCTACGCCACCGGCGCGTTCAACTCCTACCTCACGCCCGGCGATACTCTGGCGGTCAACCTCTCGACCATTGCCAACGATCCGGGCCAGCTCGGTTTCGCACGCCTGTCGTACGACGCGCCCGTCGGCGTCGACGGTGTCCGCCTCGGCGCTTCCGTCCTGTACAGCGCGGTACGGCCGGGGGATATGCGCCGGCTCGACCGCGACATCACCACGACCGAAGCTTTCGAGGTGCGGGCAAGCACCGTGCCCTTCATGTCGCAATCCTCCGGGCTGACGCTTACGGTCGCCGGCACCTTCAGCAACGTGTCCGAGCACGACATCTACGGCCCCTGGTACAACGACCACATCAGAACGGCGAGCCTGACCGCCGACTACCGGCTGCAGGATCCTTTTGGCGGCACCAATTTCACGACGCTGACCTACCGTCAGGGCCTGGACATTTTTGGCGCCTCGCATTTCGACGACGATCTGTTGTCGCGCGACGGAGCCTCCTCGAACTTCTCGGTGCTGAACCTCTGGTTCACGCGCTACCAGACACTCAACGATGTCTGGTCGCTCAAGCTCGCTGCGGCGAGCCAGACGGCGTCGCGTCCGCTGTTCACCTCGCAGCAATTCTATCTCGGCGGCGCGGCCTTCGGCCGTGGCTATGGCGCAGCCGAGATCAGCGGCGACAACGGCCTGGCCGGCTCGCTCGAGCTGCGCTTCGACCAGAAGCTCAATTTCCGCTACTGGACCGGCTATCAGCTCTATGCCTTTGGCGACGCCGGCGCCGTCTGGAACCACGGTTACCGCCTGAGCGACGGGCTGTCGCTGACATCGGCCGGAGCCGGTGTGCGTTTCTTCCTGCCGGACGACCTCCAGGCCGATTTCGGCGTGGCCGCCCCCCTGAGCTACCGGGCGCCGGACAACGTGCGTCGCAGCCCACGCTTCCTCTTCACGCTGTCGAGCGCGTTCCGGCTCTGCCCCGAACGCGGCAAGGCCGGCTGTCTCTAG
- a CDS encoding phasin, with translation MIEPKLEVPAELRDLAEKTIDQAEKAFGMFFEAATKSMSSVPGAGTEVSKQALAFTEQNMKSAFEHARKLVHATDLQEAMRIQSDFLRSQFTSAGDHMRQMTGSLMQPGKGKS, from the coding sequence ATGATCGAACCGAAACTCGAAGTTCCGGCCGAGCTGCGTGACTTGGCCGAGAAGACGATCGACCAGGCCGAAAAGGCCTTCGGCATGTTCTTTGAAGCGGCGACCAAATCGATGTCGTCCGTTCCCGGCGCGGGGACGGAGGTGTCGAAGCAGGCGCTGGCCTTCACGGAGCAGAACATGAAGTCGGCCTTCGAGCATGCGCGCAAGCTGGTGCATGCCACCGACCTTCAGGAGGCGATGCGAATCCAATCCGATTTCCTGCGCAGTCAGTTCACCAGCGCCGGAGATCACATGCGTCAGATGACCGGCAGTCTCATGCAACCCGGCAAGGGCAAGTCCTGA